A portion of the Calliphora vicina chromosome 5, idCalVici1.1, whole genome shotgun sequence genome contains these proteins:
- the LOC135962185 gene encoding neuropeptide SIFamide-like: protein MFALRFSVCFIVIAFIMAVVMLNTSEAAYRKPPFNGSIFGKRNSVEYDNAKAVTAMCEIAMEACQSWFPQPENK, encoded by the exons ATGTTTGCTCTACGTTTCTCGGTCTGTTTCATTGTCATTGCCTTTATTATGGCCGTGGTCATGTTGAACACCAGTGAAGCCGCCTACCGCAAGCCCCCCTTTAATGGCAGCATTTTTGGCAAACGTAATAGTGTGG aatatGACAATGCCAAGGCCGTTACCGCCATGTGTGAGATAGCCATGGAGGCTTGCCAGTCATGGTTCCCCCAACCAGAAAACAAATAA
- the LOC135962183 gene encoding testis-expressed protein 9: MAELLTKEKQFLKLNEQLDRMAITSADMEGPKTDGRFLTFQKSKGPSTLLRKQGAGDGIVDVNDTITTLREQRTNIMSLNKAAGGGTYRSANRRSYDAPSTSSQGPATVCNNNLTYRSKQTKCTESSRSQINNRISNSRVEPSNNSTFAIKYRNPKFLESPSLEVLVKEESSSLRCQMDASRIGSLNSVALEDGVSTGRRSQTSNHTVASKKNISSEGLIKFLKSKIVILEEDHERISKEMSKQKELLDKALEHTKTVEQQRDQALAKNNSLTEQIAKHEKQLEDANRRLKERSLEQNAQHKELETAKRELKLLTQTNTNLEKRLFRAKEDLESARNTLSVMKTAEREQKETMRNEADNKDKQIKGLKKQRADLLNAYKKQLFLIDNLKRQNICLEHAKMMEFGEKEFSKVLEWNIKR, from the exons ATGGCGGAGcttttaacaaaagaaaaacaatttctaaaattaaatgaacAATTGGATAGAATGGCCATAACCAGTGCTGACATGGAAGGTCCCAAGACAGATGGTcgttttttaacttttcaaaaatccaaaGGCCCCAGTACTCTGTTGAGGAAACAGGGAGCCGGTGATGGTATTGTAGATGTTAACGATACCATAACAACCCTTAGGGAACAACGAACAAATATAATGTCGCTTAATAAAGCAGCAGGAGGAGGAACCTATCGTTCTGCTAATAGACGTAGTTACG ATGCTCCCAGTACATCTTCCCAAGGCCCAGCAACAGTTTGCAACAACAATCTCACATATCgttccaaacaaacaaaatgcaCTGAGTCCAGCCGCTCCCAAATAAATAATCGTATTAGCAATAGTCGTGTTGAGCCTTCGAATAACTCaacttttgccattaaatatcGTAATCCCAAATTTTTAGAAAGTCCCTCTTTAGAAGTGTTGGTTAAAGAGGAAAGCTCCTCGTTGAGATGTCAAATGGATGCCTCACGCATTGGTAGTCTTAATTCGGTGGCACTGGAGGATGGTGTGTCTACGGGACGGCGTTCACAGACTAGTAATCATACAGTGGCCTCAAAGAAGAACATTAGCTCGGAGGGTTTAATAAA ATTCCTTAAATCCAAAATTGTAATACTTGAAGAAGATCATGAACGCATATCTAAGGAAATGAGCAAACAAAAGGAATTACTCGACAAAGCTTTGGAGCACACCAAAACGGTAGAGCAACAAAGGGATCAGGCTTTGGCCAAAAATAATTCCCTAACAGAGCAAATAGCAAAACATGAAAAACAATTAGAAGATGCAAACAGGCGTTTAAAGGAGCGCAGCTTGGAGCAAAACGCTCAACATAAAGAACTGGAAACAGCGAAAAGAGAATTAAAACTATTAACTCAAACAAATACCAATCTAGAGAAGCGACTCTTTCGAGCTAAAGAAGATTTGGAAAGTGCTAGGAATACGTTGAGCGTAATGAAAACGGCTGAGCGGGAGCAAAAGGAAACGATGAGAAATGAGGCCGACAATAAGGATAAACAAATTAAGGGGTTAAAAAAACAAAGAGCGGATTTATTAAATGCCTACAAAAAGCAATTGTTTCTAATCGATAATTTAAAAAGGCAAAACATATGTTTGGAACACGCCAAAATGATGGAATTTGGTGAAAAGGAGTTTTCCAAAGTCTTAGAGTGGAATATTAAGAGAtag
- the SIFa gene encoding neuropeptide SIFamide, which produces MFALRFSVCLIVIAFIMAVVMLNSSEAAYRKPPFNGSIFGKRNSVEYDNAKAVTAMCEIAMEACQSWFPQPENK; this is translated from the exons ATGTTCGCTCTACGTTTCTCAGTCTGCCTCATTGTCATTGCCTTCATCATGGCAGTTGTCATGTTGAACTCCAGTGAAGCCGCCTACCGCAAGCCCCCATTCAATGGCAGCATTTTTGGCAAACGCAACAGTGTCG aaTATGACAATGCCAAGGCTGTTACCGCCATGTGTGAAATAGCCATGGAGGCTTGCCAGTCATGGTTCCCCCAACCAGAAAACAAATAA